A genome region from Paracoccus stylophorae includes the following:
- a CDS encoding DUF4893 domain-containing protein: MRADDAARLAAFDAKPTQALLSAFAHGSPDDVAILSDALRGAGWPAEQALATLPGDWTCQTIKLGGLLPIVVYAPFRCRIDEAGGFEKLSGSQRTRGHLSIRDGRVIYLGTGFVAGDTPPDYAALPDHVDPGAMPQFMPEIGIVQVTGPDAARVLLPLPHLESDLNLLVLRR, encoded by the coding sequence ATGCGCGCGGACGATGCCGCACGTCTGGCCGCGTTCGACGCCAAGCCGACGCAGGCGCTGTTGTCGGCCTTCGCCCATGGCAGCCCCGATGACGTGGCGATCCTGTCGGATGCGCTGCGCGGCGCGGGGTGGCCGGCCGAACAGGCGCTGGCGACCCTGCCGGGCGACTGGACCTGCCAGACGATCAAGCTGGGCGGCCTGCTGCCCATCGTCGTCTATGCCCCGTTCCGCTGCCGGATCGACGAGGCGGGCGGGTTTGAAAAGCTCAGTGGATCGCAGCGGACCCGAGGCCATCTGTCGATCCGGGACGGGCGCGTGATCTATCTGGGAACCGGCTTTGTCGCGGGCGACACGCCGCCCGATTATGCCGCTCTGCCGGACCACGTCGATCCGGGGGCCATGCCGCAATTCATGCCCGAGATCGGGATCGTTCAGGTCACCGGGCCGGATGCGGCGCGTGTCCTGCTGCCGCTGCCGCATCTGGAATCGGACCTCAACCTGCTGGTGCTGCGCCGATAA